A stretch of Triticum aestivum cultivar Chinese Spring chromosome 1D, IWGSC CS RefSeq v2.1, whole genome shotgun sequence DNA encodes these proteins:
- the LOC123166628 gene encoding small polypeptide DEVIL 8 yields MELAASASVSVCSAYHHLSTPAEANDDSTRSQPQLQRRRKQAAGSGIGGLRSRCHAVLKQQRTRLYILRRCVSMLLCWNEHDMSD; encoded by the coding sequence ATGGAGCTGGCCGCTTCAGCTTCGGTGTCCGTCTGCTCGGCGTACCACCACCTCTCAACGCCGGCTGAGGCCAACGACGACAGCACACGGTCCCAACCGCAGCTGCAGCGCCGGAGGAAACAGGCCGCCGGCAGTGGCATCGGCGGGCTCCGGTCCCGGTGCCATGCTGTTCTGAAGCAGCAGAGGACGAGGCTGTACATCCTCCGGCGGTGTGTCTCGATGCTGCTGTGCTGGAACGAGCACGACATGTCCGACTGA